GCCAGCCTCATCGCCTCCGAGCTTCTGGAAAAATACCCGGGGCGCAAAATCAGCATTGTGGACTCCAAATGCGCCACCACCGGCATGATGATGATCCTGCACCAGGGACTCAAGCTTGACAAGCTGCATAAGCCCCACGAGGAAATCGTCGAGAGCATGCGCTTTCTGTCCGAACATATTCAGATATTTTTCATGGTGGGTGATATCCGCTGGCTGGCCCAGGGCGGCCGTATCAGCAAGAATGTGGCCCTCATCGGTGAGATGCTCAAAATCGTTCCGATTCTTTACTTTAAAGACGGGCAGATCCTGGCCTTCGACAAGGTCCGCGGTCAGAAAAAGGCCCTGAAGAAAATGATGGCCTCCGTCGACGAGCGTATGGCCGATAAGGACCAGATCGTGGGCATGATCAACAGCACCGCGCCTGAGCTCCAGGAAAAGGTCAAAAAATACATGACCAAAGAATTCGGCACCAAAAACTTCCTGATCCCGGAAGCCGGCGCGGGCGGCGCCTTAACGGTCCATATTGGTGTTGACTGCCTGGGCATCATGTTTTTCGACGCCCTGCCGGACAATTACGTGCGCGTCTACCCGTAACAAACCCTCTGGAAACACACGCCAGCCAGCGCTGTTTTCTGCTCCACTGGTACCACAGACCCGTACCAGTGCAAGGAATGAAAGGTTGTGATTTTGTGGCCGAACTGACTTCTATGCGAAACATCGGAAAAGAAATTGAAAAGAAGCTCATGGCTGTTGGTATCTGCTCTGCCGAGGAGCTGTCGCAGCTTGGGAGTAAAGAAGCGTTTTTACGCTTGAAGACGCGTTTTTCAAACGTCTGCCTGGTACACTTGTACACGCTTCAGGGCGCCATTGACCGTATCGAATACAACCAGCTGCCCGATGAAGTCAAGCGTGATTTAAAAAGCTTCAGCGATGAATTAAAATAAGGACATTTCCTTTCTGGCTGACCGCCTATATCCCAAAAGAGGTGGGGTGCATTCTGCACCCCACCTCTTTTTAAATACACCGCATCAGCTGCTCCCGGCTGATCCTTCTGTGGATAAACACGGCCAGCAGCAGATCCGCTGCCAGCAGCAAAATCAGGCTGGCCAAAGCCCAGAGCAGCCGGCTCCCGGGCAGCAGCCAGACCGCCAGGGCCGGAGCAGCAGCCAGAAAGCTCAGCAACACCGCCATGTACAGCCCCTGCCGCGGCTTTTTCATCAGCATGGTCGAAAGCCCTGTGACGTAGATCATCAGAAGGCTGAACAACAGCCCCGCCGCCAAAAGCAGCCACTGATCCGGCGAAAACAGAGCTGTTCCGCCGATAAATACAGAAACCACAAGCACCAGCAGCACCGCCAGGATGCTGATGATCAGTGAAAACAGAAGGGCCAGCAGCCCTTTTCCCAAAAACAGGGCGCCTGTGCCAATGGGCGTGGACAACAGGGACTCAAAGGTTTTGTAGGCCCGTTCGCCGCCAATGGTGTAGGCCGTCAGATTCACCGTGATCCGGGCCGTTCCGAGGCTCAGTACTGCCAGAGCCGCATAGAGGTTGACCCCGCCAAAGAAGTAGTCCCAGAGCGCCATAAAAATGGCGGGCGCCAGCGTGAACATCAGCAGGCTGAACTTAAAACGCCCCAGCGCCTTAAAATACCGCCATTCATGGCCCAGAACCATCAGGCTCTGGCTTCGGGTATCCCGCTGGTATCCACTCCCCGCCACAGTTTTTTTGCTGCCATCTGCTAAAAGACCGCCCCGGTCCAGCCGTTTCAGCCGCCAGAGTACCCAGCCAGCGATCAGGGCCGCCAGCACCAGAAATACAGCGCTCAGCAGTACCGCTGCCTCAGCCTGCCTCTGGGACACCAGTGTCAACAGCACCACCAGGCAAAAGCCAATGGGGATAAAAAACCGCTGACCACGGCTCCCGGCCTCCTGGACATCTGCGGAGACCGCCGAAGCGTACAGCCCGGTCAGGGTCAGACACACTGCGCCCAGGATAAAAAGTCCGGACACAGCGAGCAGCATCCCCCCGCTGACGTCAGGCAGAGCACCCGCCACAGCCTTTAAAATAAGCAGCGGCAGTAAGCTCAGGCAAAAGCAAGCGCACGCAGCCCCGAGACAGAAGGCCCCCTTTCCAAACATCAGCTGCTTCTTTCCCACACTTGTGGACAGAAGGCTCTCAAGGGTTCGTGTTTCCTTTTCAGCCGCAAATGCCTCAGAAGCCCACTGTCCCAGCAGAAACAGCGGGTACAGCACCATTGCGTTCAGCACAAAGGGGCCGGCGGCAGGCCAGAGAGGCAGCAGGCCGCCGATGGCAAGGGCTCCGCAGGCATAAAAAACCAGGGTGCCGCTGTCCTTAAGGGCCAGACGCCACTGCTGGGCGCAGACTGTTCTAATCCCGTCCATATCTGGCCGCCTGCCCTTCAATTTTCATATACAGCTTTTCCAGATCAAATCCATCGTCACCGGTTTCCTGTCTCAGGGCGTCCAGGGTGTCTGTAAAAATGTTCCTGCCGTGGCGCAGGATGGCAATCTGGTCTGCCATCCGTTCTACCTCACTCAGGTTGTGGGTGGTCAGGACAATGGTGGCGCCGTTTTCCTCAGCCAGCTCCTTGAGCATGGCGCGCAGATGCTCGATGCTCACCGGGTCCAGCCCGTTTGTGGGCTCATCTAAAAGCAGCAGCCGAGGGCGGTGCAGCAAGGCGCGGATCAGCGCCACCTTTTTCTTCATCCCTGTAGAAAATCCCTTGACTGCCTGATTTTTCTTATCCAGAATATCAAAACGCGCGAGCAATGTGTCAATCCGCGTGTCGTAGTCCCGGCGCTTCATGCCGTAAAGCCTCGCAAAATAGCTCAGGTTATCATAGACGCTCAGGGGCTCGTACAGGCCTGTGTCCTCAGACAACACACCGCAGATCCGGCGGACAGCATCACCATTTGCCGCCGGGTTCAGGCCGCCGACCGCGATCTCTCCGCTGTCCGGTGACAGCAGCCCCAGGATCAGACGAAGTGTGGTGGTTTTTCCCGCGCCGTTGTGTCCCAGAAGCGCACAGATCGATCCCTGCGGGACGTTGAGTGCCAGCTGGTTCAAAGCCCGCACACTCCCAAAGCTTTTGCTCACCTGTTTTATTTTAATAAATGCCATTCTCATCCCTCTCTTTCCGAAAATAGTATAGCACACTATACAATATTTGTATAGTGTGCTATACTATTCTGCGTTGATACTTGTCGTTTTCCTGTTTTTATATTATGATTAGAAAAAAAGCAGGAGCTTCGGAATGAAAACACGTATCCGCGAATTGAGAAAACAAAGGCATATTTCCCAGGCAGAGCTGGCAAGGGCCGTCCGGGTCACCCGGCTGACCATCACCTCCATCGAGAATGAAAAATACACGGCCTCACTGGTTCTCGCGTACAAAATCTCAAAATACTTTGGCCTGACCATTGAGGAGGTCTTTGATTTTTCAGAAATTGAGGAGGAAGAAAAAAGCCATGAATCCCTTTAAAAAAACCATCGTCCGCCGCTTAAAGCTCAGTGTGCTCATCGCTGTTTTCGGCGCACTGGCCGCCATTGCCGGTATCCTGTACAGCCTTTCGTCCGGAGGCCCGCCCGACACCTCTGTCCTTTCAAAAAGCATTGGTCTGTTCGCAGGCATTGAGGCGGTCTGTATTTTCCGAATCCTGCGGTATGCCCGCGCCCTTAAGACCTCCGATCAGCTCGAAGCCCTCGAAATTGCTGAGAAGGATGAACGCAACCAGTCCATTCAGCTGAGAACCTGCCGCAGCACCCTCTGCCTGACCCTTGCCCTCCTGGGTTTTGGCGGCATTGTCTGCTCTTTTTTCAGCCCGACCCTGTTCTTTACCCTCGGGGGCATTCTGATTGTCATCCTCGTGATTTTCCTGTCTTTCTGGCTTTACTACAGACAGCACTAAATAAAAAAGAGGCAGGATATGAAACGCACCCCACCTCCAATAGACTGCCCGCCAAAAGACAACGTCTAGGAATATATACCAAATATACAAAGAGGCAGTGCCCCTGCTCAACGCTCTGGCAAATATCTGTTGCTAAATTCTATTTTCGCCATATCCGAATACCGCCTGACAAAATCTGTTTTAGCTTCTGTATATCCATCCCGGTCGTGTTCGTACTGCTTCCAGAGCTTCAGCTTCAGGCGCTCGTATTCCCTTGCCACATCGGGATGTGCTATCAGAAAATCCCTGAAATACAGCTCAGACCAATTTCCAAAATATCTCACATGGAGATGGTAAACCCTGTCGGCGAACCCCTGCGGCGTGTAGCCCTTGTTAAACGACAGCTTTACCGGATCGTCCTCCCGTGACATCAGTCCCCAGCCAAGGTTTTCAAACACCTCTGTGACCTCAGAAACACCGCAGGCTCCGTCAATTTCCAGCAAGATATCAACAGTCGGTTTTGCAGTCAGCCCCTCAACAGCCGTACTGCCAATGTGGCTGATACGGACAATTTTTTCTGGTTCTACATGTCTGATAATCCGCTGCTTTTCTTCTTCGTACCAGTCTTTATAATTTGGATTATGCTCCTTCAAAATGATGGGAAACAATGTCCACAACTCCTCCAATGATAATTCTGTTAAATCTGCTTTCACCAGAAATTCTCCATTCTGCATTCTCAGTTAAAGCCGTCTATTTCTTTGGCTTTTCCGATTCCTTCCGGCCTTGGCTGCTGTCTCAGGAACCAGTATTCATTTATAAGTCTTTCTTTAAATAAACCATATCAACCAGCTGAACACCGTCCTCAAACATCGGGTGGTCGTAGTTGTCTGTAAAAAAGTTCCTGATTCTGTGGGATACCTTAAAACCACTTTTCTGATAAAACTGCAAGATCCAGGGGACATCGCCAGTTCCCACAAGCATTGTTGCATACTTATCTTTATAATACGAAAATATGTGATTCAGAAGTTTGCTTCCATACCCCTCACCGTGCCATTTTTCATAAGTAGCTATATTTTTCAGTTCACAGATACAGTCGCTTTCCTGCGTAACGACGCAGACGCTTTTTAAGCCGTCATCATATAAGGCAAATAGTTCGCCACGATATAAGTATTTCTCGATCATCTTCCAATCTTCATCGGCAAGGAGCAGAAGCTCCATAAAATTCACTTTTTCGCTGTTTTCAATGGTTTTTATAATCATTTTGCCTCCGCCATTTTACTTATCCTTACTTCTGTATAACACGATATCATTATTTTATTGAAGGGTTCCCATCAAACGCTATTCAATACTCTTGAGCGACTCGACCATGTCCACTTTTTTGATCACCGGCGCCATAAAGAGATTGACAATCAGGGTAAAGGCCATGGTGAACAGGCAGGCAAAGACATAGCTGCTGGGGTCGATTCCCCGGCCAAACATGACGATGTCTGTCTCGACAGTGGTGATGATAAAGTTGTTTAAGATCACGCCCAGTCCCAGACCGATGAGCATCCCGATAAAGGAGAGGATAATGTTTTCCCTGAAAATATAGTTGTTTGTCTCCCGGTCATAGAAGCCCAGAACGCGGATCGTTGCGATCTCACGCACCCGCTCCGACACATTGATGTTGGTCAGGTTGTAAAGCACCACGAAGGCAAGGGCTCCGGCGGCTACCAGCATGACCAGCACCACCATATTCAGGCTGCTCAGGCTGTCCGTGGAGGATTTGACAATACTGCCTGTAAAGCTCACAGACACCACGTCGCTGTTATCCAGCCATTTTTCCCCAAAGGCGTTTTCGGCGTCTGTGCCGGTATCCTTCAGGTTAAAATAGGCAATATTGTATTTGACCGGCTCGCCCGAAGCGGCCTCATAGGCCTTTGGCGATACATACACATAGTTTTCAATATAATTTTCTGTAATGTCTGCGACTTTTATCTTAAATTCTTTATCGTCTGAGTACAGCCGAATAGTGTCACCCACCTTAATGCCCAGGTCATTTGCGAGCTTTTCGGTAATGATGGCGCCGCTGTCGTCAAGGGTCAGCTTTTGATCCGGCTCCTTCCGGTGGCGCAGATCGATGAAGCGGTTCATATCGCCGGGTGTTTCTGGCACATAGAGGTAAGCGTCCTTGGAATGATCACCGTCCGCCAGCGCGACACTCATCTTCAGCTGTTTGGCCAACATGGCGTCCTCAACCTGGGCGTCGTTCCTCAGTTCAGATTCCAGAGGCGCCTTTGCCTCCAGGGTATCCTCATTTTTAAAGGCCATCATGCCATCGTAAACGGATATCTCCTCAAACTGTTTAGGAATGATGGAGAAAATAGAGTCCTGCAGACCAAAGCCTGCCAGGATCAAGGCAGTACAGCCAGAGATCCCGATAACAGTCATGAAGAAGCGGGCCTTGTAGCGCAGAATATTCCGGGCGGTTACCTTGGAGATAAAGCCCATGCGCTTCCAGATAAACGGAATTTTTTCCAGGAAGATGCGCTTGCCGATTTTCGGCGCCTTTGGCCGCATCAGCTCGGAGGGATCTTCCCTCAGCTCCACAGAGCAGATGAGGATTGCGGCCCCCACAGTGCATAGGAGGGTAATAATACAGCTGATGATGATAGCGCCCCAGGGCACTGAAAGCGACAGTTCCGGCACCTGGTACAGCAGGCTGTAAGCGCCTACGATCAGCCTTGGCAGCGTATTAATACCGCTGACCACACCGATGGCGCAGCCCACCACAGCCGCCAGGGCCGCGTAAATCACAAACTTGGACGCGATGCTGGCAGGACTGTAGCCCAGGGCTTTCAGCGTTCCGATTTCCATGCGCTGTTCCTCAACCATGCGGGTCATGGTCGTAAAGGCCACCAGCGCAGCCACCAGCAGGAAGAACACCGGGAAAATGCCGGCCACATTGTCGATGCGGTTGGCGTCCTCACCGTAGCCGCTGTAGCCTGGGTTATCGTCACGGTTAAACACGTACCATTTGCCAAAGTCTACGTCTTTCAGTTCCTTTTCGCTGTCCGCAATTTTCTGCCGGGCGTCATCCAGCTTCTGCTGGCCCTCGGCGCGTTTTGTTTCCAGCTCGGTGCGTCCCTCAGCCAGCTGGCGTCTGGCGTCGTCCAGTTTCTGTCGTCCCTCTGCGAGCTGCTGCTCTGCCTGAGCCTTTCCCTGCTCAAGCTGCTGCCAGCCCTGGGTAATGGCGGTCTTTCCCTGCTCAATCTGAACCGCTGCGCTGTCCAACTCGGCCTTTGACTGATCCAGCTGGGCTTTTGCCGCTGCCAGCTGGTTCTCGGCGTCCCTTAACTGCTGTATGGCCGCGTTCAGGGCCTTTATCCCCTGGTCATAAACCGGCTGAAGATTTTGCAGCTGGGCCTTTAACTGGATCAGCGTCTGCTTCTGTTCTTCTGTCCGCTTTTCTTCCGGAATGGCTTCGATGACTGCGATCTGGCTCTTGATGCTGTCGATCATACCCCCAAGCTGATCCAGCTCGCCTTTTTTCTCAGCAATCTGCTTCTCGGCGTCAGGCTTTCCGGCATCAAAGGCGGCCTTATTCTGCTCATACTGGCTCTGTCCATCCGCATACTGCTGCTGTCCGGTGTTCCACTGGCTTTCTGCATTTTGCAGCTCGTCCTGCTTCTCATTCAGGGTCTTTGTGGTGGAGGCCACCATCTCGTCATAGCTTCTCTGTCCCTCGGCCAGCTCAGCCTCGCCGTCTGCGATCTGCTGTTCGGCGTCCCGCAGCTGCTGCTCGGCCTTTGCGATCTCGTCGTCAAAGGTGGTCTGGGCGTCCAGAAGCTCCCGTTTCGCCTTGTCGATCTCCTGAGTGCCAGTGGTCATAATATCGTCGTAGTTGACCTGAAGGCGTTCTTGCCCCACGGTTTCCAGACGTTTTTCCAACTCTGAGACGGCGTCCTTGTACTCGGTGCTGTAGGCTGAGACACCGTCCGCGCTGGCAGTGGAATAGACATAGGCGTCGGTATAACGCTCTGACTTAAAGACCTCGGGCTTTACCATCATATAAAAAGAAATATCTCCGCTGCCCACCGATGTGGACCCGCGTTCAATGGAGATGTACTGTGGCGAACGGATATAGCCCACCACTGTGTACTCGCTCTGGGACAGGGTGTCCTCCAGCTTTTTATCGCCCACCTCGGGCGACATCTTGATGGTGCTGCCGATGCTGTAAGCGTTCCGGCCTGTGTGAGGGCCAGTGGTGTCCGGCATCTCGATCACGCATTCATTATCCTTTTCTGGCATGCGGCCCTCTAACAGCAGCGGCTGATTCAGGCCATCTTCGGCCGGTACAGCCAGCACCTTGAACACCGGGCGCTTTTCGCCGTTTTCCACGATCACATCCGTTGAGTAAGTCGGCATCACTGCTGCCACGCCCTCCACCTTTTTTAACGCGGCCACATCGTCGTCGGTAAAGCCATAGGTCGATACCAGATGGATATCTGCCAGCTTCTGCGCTTCAAAATACTGGTTGGCCGTATATTTCATGCTGGGGCTGGTGCTCTTGACGCCCCCAAAAAAACAGATTCCCAGAGCAATGATTGCCACGATGGACAAAAAACGGCTCAGGGACTTCCGTATTTCCCGCACTGTGTCTTTTCTTAATGCTTTCATACTTCCCTCATTTTCTCATACTGGTTTTATTCTAACACATTAATCTGAAATGTTTAACCATAATTTAAGCGATTAACTTGACGCGTCCGCCATTTCGGGATATAATCGAATTAAACATATTAACTTACTATGAATTGGAGGTATCGCGATGCGTATATCCGCAAAGGGGCGCTATGGCCTGGCGGCCATGATCGCCATTGCCCAGGGAGATTTTGAGGGGGACTACGTTCCGGTCATCGTGATTGCGGAAAAGCTGGGGCTCTCTAAAATATATCTTGAACAGGTTTTTTCCCTGCTGAAGCGTGCCGGGCTGGTCAATTCCGTCAAAGGCGCCCAGGGCGGCTATCGGTTGACAAGGAAACCGGACCAGATCAATGCCCACGAAATTCTGACCGCGCTGGAGCAGATTCTTTTTGAAAGCACTGAAACCAGTGTAGAAGAGGCTTCACCTGCCATTGAGCACGCCATGCAGAAATGTGTATTCACCCCGCTGGACCGGGCGGTGCAGGAGCACCTTGAAAAAATAACACTGGACGAGCTGGTTGCAGAAGCCGGCCGGTACAAGGGAAACAATCACTTCATGTTTTTTATCTGAAACGGACAAAAGCTGCCGTCCATGGCCATTACCCCATGGACGGCAGCTTTTGCTTTGTAAAAAATAAGGAAAAGAAATGAAAAAGTATATGTTAACCCACCACATCATGGCGAGGGATTGTCCGCTGCTGTCGTGCTTTGTTATATGAGTATAATACCCTGGAAATGTGATGATAATATGAACGCTGTGTGAAAACTGTGTAAATTAAGCCCTCTTTAAGACTTTTCTCTGCCCCTCAGAACAATAATCTTAAAAAAATAGTAAGAATTTTGACGACCCGGCAGTAAGATTTTGCTGATAGAATAAAACCACAGCAAAACGAAAGGACAGGAAACAGCTATGAAAAAGCATTCCGCTGCCGGACGGCAGCCCGTCACTCGCCTGACACCTGACCCCGCGCTGGGGCTGACCAGCGAGCAGGCCCATCACCGCATGAGAGCAGGCTGGCATAACCTGACAAAGGAGCAGCTCTCCAAAACCGAAGGACAGATTATCCGGGACAATATCTTTACCTTTTTCAACTTTCTATTCTTTGGACTGGCGTTCTGCCTCTTTATGGTAAGGGCCTACACCGATATGCTGTTTCTCGGCATTGTTATCGTCAACGTGCTCATCGGAATTATCCAGGAGCTCAAGGTTAAGCGGACCCTGGACAAAATCTCCCTGCTCTCTGGGCAGAATGCCCATGTGGTTCGGGACGGTACGGTTCAGACCCTGCCCACTGACGAGCTGGTGCTGGACGACATTGTGCGCTTTACACCCGGCAGCTCCATCTGTGCCGACGCCATCTTATGCGAGGGTACTGTGGAGGTCAACGAAGCTCTGCTGACCGGTGAGGCTGACATCATTACAAAGCGCCCGGGCGACCATCTGCTCTCTGGAAGTTTCATCGTCTCTGGAAGCTGCTCCGCCCGCCTGGACAAAGTAGGAAACGACTCCTACGCGGCCAGTATTACCCATGAGGCCAAACGCCGTAAAAAACATCGCTCCGAAATGATGCGCGATCTGGACCGGCTGTTAAAGTTCATCGGTATTGGTATTATCCCTCTTGGGCTCATCATGTTTTTTAAACAGAGCGCCCTCCTGAATACAGGTGTTCCCTATGCGGTCAGCTCCACAGTGGCCGCCATGGTGGGCATGATTCCAGAGGGACTGTACCTGCTGGTCAACATCGCCCTGGCTGTCAGTGTCATCAACCTGGCGCGCCGCAGAACCCTGGTGCATGAG
The DNA window shown above is from Eubacterium limosum and carries:
- a CDS encoding TfoX/Sxy family DNA transformation protein, yielding MKGCDFVAELTSMRNIGKEIEKKLMAVGICSAEELSQLGSKEAFLRLKTRFSNVCLVHLYTLQGAIDRIEYNQLPDEVKRDLKSFSDELK
- a CDS encoding GNAT family N-acetyltransferase; amino-acid sequence: MIIKTIENSEKVNFMELLLLADEDWKMIEKYLYRGELFALYDDGLKSVCVVTQESDCICELKNIATYEKWHGEGYGSKLLNHIFSYYKDKYATMLVGTGDVPWILQFYQKSGFKVSHRIRNFFTDNYDHPMFEDGVQLVDMVYLKKDL
- a CDS encoding ABC transporter permease encodes the protein MKALRKDTVREIRKSLSRFLSIVAIIALGICFFGGVKSTSPSMKYTANQYFEAQKLADIHLVSTYGFTDDDVAALKKVEGVAAVMPTYSTDVIVENGEKRPVFKVLAVPAEDGLNQPLLLEGRMPEKDNECVIEMPDTTGPHTGRNAYSIGSTIKMSPEVGDKKLEDTLSQSEYTVVGYIRSPQYISIERGSTSVGSGDISFYMMVKPEVFKSERYTDAYVYSTASADGVSAYSTEYKDAVSELEKRLETVGQERLQVNYDDIMTTGTQEIDKAKRELLDAQTTFDDEIAKAEQQLRDAEQQIADGEAELAEGQRSYDEMVASTTKTLNEKQDELQNAESQWNTGQQQYADGQSQYEQNKAAFDAGKPDAEKQIAEKKGELDQLGGMIDSIKSQIAVIEAIPEEKRTEEQKQTLIQLKAQLQNLQPVYDQGIKALNAAIQQLRDAENQLAAAKAQLDQSKAELDSAAVQIEQGKTAITQGWQQLEQGKAQAEQQLAEGRQKLDDARRQLAEGRTELETKRAEGQQKLDDARQKIADSEKELKDVDFGKWYVFNRDDNPGYSGYGEDANRIDNVAGIFPVFFLLVAALVAFTTMTRMVEEQRMEIGTLKALGYSPASIASKFVIYAALAAVVGCAIGVVSGINTLPRLIVGAYSLLYQVPELSLSVPWGAIIISCIITLLCTVGAAILICSVELREDPSELMRPKAPKIGKRIFLEKIPFIWKRMGFISKVTARNILRYKARFFMTVIGISGCTALILAGFGLQDSIFSIIPKQFEEISVYDGMMAFKNEDTLEAKAPLESELRNDAQVEDAMLAKQLKMSVALADGDHSKDAYLYVPETPGDMNRFIDLRHRKEPDQKLTLDDSGAIITEKLANDLGIKVGDTIRLYSDDKEFKIKVADITENYIENYVYVSPKAYEAASGEPVKYNIAYFNLKDTGTDAENAFGEKWLDNSDVVSVSFTGSIVKSSTDSLSSLNMVVLVMLVAAGALAFVVLYNLTNINVSERVREIATIRVLGFYDRETNNYIFRENIILSFIGMLIGLGLGVILNNFIITTVETDIVMFGRGIDPSSYVFACLFTMAFTLIVNLFMAPVIKKVDMVESLKSIE
- a CDS encoding helix-turn-helix transcriptional regulator; the protein is MKTRIRELRKQRHISQAELARAVRVTRLTITSIENEKYTASLVLAYKISKYFGLTIEEVFDFSEIEEEEKSHESL
- a CDS encoding ABC transporter ATP-binding protein, which codes for MAFIKIKQVSKSFGSVRALNQLALNVPQGSICALLGHNGAGKTTTLRLILGLLSPDSGEIAVGGLNPAANGDAVRRICGVLSEDTGLYEPLSVYDNLSYFARLYGMKRRDYDTRIDTLLARFDILDKKNQAVKGFSTGMKKKVALIRALLHRPRLLLLDEPTNGLDPVSIEHLRAMLKELAEENGATIVLTTHNLSEVERMADQIAILRHGRNIFTDTLDALRQETGDDGFDLEKLYMKIEGQAARYGRD
- a CDS encoding GrpB family protein, which codes for MKADLTELSLEELWTLFPIILKEHNPNYKDWYEEEKQRIIRHVEPEKIVRISHIGSTAVEGLTAKPTVDILLEIDGACGVSEVTEVFENLGWGLMSREDDPVKLSFNKGYTPQGFADRVYHLHVRYFGNWSELYFRDFLIAHPDVAREYERLKLKLWKQYEHDRDGYTEAKTDFVRRYSDMAKIEFSNRYLPER
- a CDS encoding RrF2 family transcriptional regulator — its product is MRISAKGRYGLAAMIAIAQGDFEGDYVPVIVIAEKLGLSKIYLEQVFSLLKRAGLVNSVKGAQGGYRLTRKPDQINAHEILTALEQILFESTETSVEEASPAIEHAMQKCVFTPLDRAVQEHLEKITLDELVAEAGRYKGNNHFMFFI
- a CDS encoding DegV family protein, coding for MGNKFIVDSMCDISEEILRRYEFESLPIPVTLDDKTYYDGIDITPEMVINFVKNNPSSFPKTSQVQALAYQETFEKHLKNGDDVIYLALSSGLSGTYQTASLIASELLEKYPGRKISIVDSKCATTGMMMILHQGLKLDKLHKPHEEIVESMRFLSEHIQIFFMVGDIRWLAQGGRISKNVALIGEMLKIVPILYFKDGQILAFDKVRGQKKALKKMMASVDERMADKDQIVGMINSTAPELQEKVKKYMTKEFGTKNFLIPEAGAGGALTVHIGVDCLGIMFFDALPDNYVRVYP